The Phacochoerus africanus isolate WHEZ1 chromosome 15, ROS_Pafr_v1, whole genome shotgun sequence genome has a segment encoding these proteins:
- the PPP1R3C gene encoding protein phosphatase 1 regulatory subunit 3C, with translation MSCTRMIQVLDPRPLTSSVMPVDVAMRLCLAHSPPLKSFLGPYDDFQRRNFVNKLKPLKPCLNMKQEAKSQNDWKPSHNQAKKRVVFADSKGLSLTAIHVFSDLPEEPVWDLQFDLLDLNDISSGLKRHEEKNLILDFPQPSADYLSFRNHFQKNFVCLENCSLQERMVTGTVKVKNVSFEKKVQIRITFDTWQNYTDVDCVYMKNMYGGSESDTFSFAIDLPAVIPTKEKIEFCVSYHANGQVFWDNNEGQNYRIVHAQWKPDGVQTQMASQDSAYHRAPPKAELESPVFGSPRLASGLFPEWQSWGRVENLASYR, from the exons ATGAGCTGCACCAG AATGATCCAGGTTTTAGATCCACGGCCTTTGACAAGTTCAGTCAtgcctgtggatgtggccatgaGACTCTGCTTGGCTCACTCACCACCTCTGAAGAGTTTCCTGGGCCCTTATGATGACTTCCAACGAAGAAATTTTGTGAACAAATTAAAGCCTCTGAAGCCATGTCTCAACATGAAACAGGAAGCCAAATCACAGAATGATTGGAAGCCTTCGCACAACCAAGCCAAGAAGCGTGTGGTGTTCGCTGACTCCAAGGGCCTCTCCCTCACCGCCATTCACGTCTTCTCAGACCTCCCGGAAGAGCCAGTGTGGGATCTCCAGTTTGACCTCTTGGACCTTAATGATATCTCCTCGGGCTTAAAACGCCACGAAGAGAAGAACTTGATTTTAGATTTCCCTCAGCCCTCAGCTGATTACTTGAGTTTTCGAAACCACTTCCAGAAGAACTTTGTCTGCCTGGAGAACTGCTCTTTGCAAGAGCGAATGGTGACGGGGACTGTGAAGGTGAAAAATGTGAGCTTTGAGAAGAAGGTTCAGATCCGGATCACTTTTGATACCTGGCAGAACTACACCGACGTGGACTGCGTCTACATGAAGAACATGTATGGTGGCTCGGAGAGTGACACTTTCTCGTTTGCCATTGACCTACCCGCTGTGATCccaacaaaggagaaaattgagTTCTGCGTCTCGTACCATGCCAACGGGCAAGTCTTCTGGGACAATAATGAGGGTCAGAATTACAGAATTGTCCATGCACAGTGGAAACCTGACGGAGTGCAGACGCAGATGGCATCCCAGGACTCTGCATACCACCGGGCGCCCCCCAAGGCCGAGTTGGAGTCGCCAGTCTTTGGCAGCCCAAGGCTGGCCAGTGGGCTCTTCccagagtggcagagctgggggagggtggagaaCTTGGCCTCTTATCGGTGA